The Candidatus Paceibacterota bacterium genome contains the following window.
TAATGCATCTCGCTGATTAATTTTGTTCCAGTTAATTGTGCTAAACGTACACCTTGAAGTAAAATTGGTTCCAAATTATCAAATTGAATGATGTCGATAGACTCTTTTCTAAGAATGGAAGCGATCAATTCCAAATTATTATAATAGTTTTTTATTGGGAAAATGTAAGTCTTGAAAGGTTCTTTTTTTATTAAAGATATATCAGACCACTTTCGATACCCATGAAAAATAACAACATTTACATCGTTTAACGCTAAATGTCGTGATAAATAATGAAAGCGATTTGAAGCACCATCATAAGAAGGAATAAAATCCCCGTCTACAAATATTGCAATATTAATTTTTTTCATGATAAATTTGATTAACTTTTTCTAAAACCTCCTCAATATTTATATCATCTTTTTCAAATAAGATAGAATCGCATTTCTTTTTACCATTCATGCACATACCAAAAAATGGGTAAAAATTCTTGCAAGAAAGCATGTGTTTGCTACTTACATAATTAAATTTATTTGAAGATCCTCCCCACATCAATGGAGATGTAGTTACATAAATTCCGAGCGATTTTATACCCATGGAATCACAGAGATGTATTAATCCAGAATCCACAGAGATTAATAAAAATATGTCTCGTAGTGATTCTTCCAATTCATATAGGTTCGTTGGTTTTAATATTTTTATTTTATTTTTGGTAAAGCTTGGTAAATCCGATATAACTTTATTAGTATATAATTTTTCATTTTCACTAAACCCCTCATATATTTCTACCTTCCTATCAGATAAAACAAGAGAAGAAATAAGTTTTGCCCATTTTGTAACTTCCCATAATTTAAAAACGCCACCGGAATGCATATTAATCAAGATACTTTCTGGATCATTAATTATAGGAAAAAATAACTCAAAGATAGAAGTATCATAAATGAGTTTTTGATTTGTTCCCTTTTGAAGGATTTTTAAAATTATATCTCTAATATTAGTATTAGTTTTTTCATCGGCGGTCAATGTTTCGTCATCATAAAAGTTAATCTCACTATTTTGAGTAACAAACCAATCTTTAAAATCATAATAACCTTTCTCGAAACGACGACCGACAGTACGTAAATTCATAACGACTTTAATATCGTTTTGCTCAA
Protein-coding sequences here:
- a CDS encoding glycosyltransferase family 9 protein translates to MNYLITTFDGLGDGVIYYPIFKEIGEKMPESLFFYTTNLFFSGNLTQGNIQAPSNFKIIDNNFRKFPRNYWKEISVFLEQNDIKVVMNLRTVGRRFEKGYYDFKDWFVTQNSEINFYDDETLTADEKTNTNIRDIILKILQKGTNQKLIYDTSIFELFFPIINDPESILINMHSGGVFKLWEVTKWAKLISSLVLSDRKVEIYEGFSENEKLYTNKVISDLPSFTKNKIKILKPTNLYELEESLRDIFLLISVDSGLIHLCDSMGIKSLGIYVTTSPLMWGGSSNKFNYVSSKHMLSCKNFYPFFGMCMNGKKKCDSILFEKDDINIEEVLEKVNQIYHEKN